In Mycobacterium branderi, the DNA window GTCGTCGATGCTGCGGGTGTTGGCGGTCGGCCGGACCATGACCCGCACGTCGGCGCCGTCGGCCACGAGCTGGCGGGTCACATGCGAGCCCAGAAAGCCGTTGGCGCCGATAACGAGCTTGGGGGTCATGCGTGTCCTCCGTATTGCCGCATCCAGCGGGCGGCGTCGTCGTCGAGGGTGCCGAGTGCTTGGGCTTTGCGGCACCACTTCATCGCCGCCGCCACGAAGCGCAGCGGGTTGTAGATGTCCTCCTGGCGGCACCACTGGCCGTCGCCCGCGTAGGTGATGATCGAGATGTTCGTCGCGCTGATGATCGTGCCGTCGCCGGGGTCTTTCATGGGATTGTCCAGCTCGCAGATGATCCGGCCGGTGGGTTCGTCGATGACAGACCACAGCGACGGAAACGCGGTCATGTGGCTGCCCGGGAACGTGGTCATGGTCTTGGTGATCCAGGCGCGCACCTCGTC includes these proteins:
- a CDS encoding nuclear transport factor 2 family protein; the encoded protein is MTTFTRDELSVAFAKFEQTVARAAETKDWDAWVEHYTPDVDYIEHAAGTMKGRDEVRAWITKTMTTFPGSHMTAFPSLWSVIDEPTGRIICELDNPMKDPGDGTIISATNISIITYAGDGQWCRQEDIYNPLRFVAAAMKWCRKAQALGTLDDDAARWMRQYGGHA